Proteins from a genomic interval of Blastocatellia bacterium:
- a CDS encoding NAD-dependent epimerase/dehydratase family protein has protein sequence MEILVIGGTGFIGPAVIRQLAAGGHQVSVMHRGRKSAPLPAGVRTFRGDRHALRFMRNDLKRLAPEVVIDLICYNQAEAEGLMRAFSGLARRTVVASSQDVYRAYGGFIGLEEAAPATAPLSEDAPLRESRYPYRQFAERFGQWVYEYDKILVEQVVMSEAQLPGTVLRLPFVYGPRDHQHRTFDYLKRMDDGRGAILMGERRAAWRWTRGYVDNVAAAIALAATDERAAGRTYNVGDPAALSELQWAQIIAEAAGWAGEFVTVPDDALPAHLRMPYNFAHHLDGDTRRIRRELDYTEPITRGAALQQTIAWQRANPAAVDSAEQFDYAAEDALLESVRQQRRS, from the coding sequence ATGGAGATTCTCGTCATTGGCGGCACAGGATTCATCGGCCCGGCGGTCATCCGGCAGCTTGCGGCCGGCGGCCATCAGGTTTCCGTGATGCACCGCGGGCGCAAGAGCGCGCCTCTACCCGCCGGGGTGCGAACGTTTCGCGGCGACCGTCACGCGCTGCGATTTATGAGGAATGACCTGAAGCGGCTGGCGCCCGAAGTGGTCATCGATCTGATCTGCTATAACCAGGCCGAAGCCGAAGGCTTGATGCGGGCGTTCAGCGGACTGGCGCGGCGCACGGTCGTCGCTTCGAGCCAGGATGTGTATCGCGCTTATGGTGGCTTCATCGGTCTGGAAGAAGCAGCGCCTGCGACCGCACCGCTTTCGGAAGACGCGCCGCTGCGCGAGTCGCGTTATCCCTATCGTCAGTTTGCCGAACGGTTCGGGCAGTGGGTTTACGAATACGACAAGATACTGGTCGAGCAGGTGGTGATGAGCGAGGCGCAATTGCCGGGCACCGTGCTGCGCCTGCCTTTCGTTTACGGCCCGCGCGATCATCAGCACCGCACGTTTGATTACCTGAAGCGCATGGATGACGGTCGTGGCGCCATCCTGATGGGCGAGCGTCGCGCCGCGTGGCGCTGGACGCGCGGCTATGTCGACAACGTCGCCGCTGCCATCGCGCTTGCGGCGACCGATGAGCGCGCCGCCGGTCGCACTTACAACGTCGGCGACCCGGCGGCATTGAGCGAGCTGCAATGGGCGCAGATCATCGCTGAGGCTGCCGGCTGGGCAGGCGAGTTCGTCACGGTGCCGGATGACGCGCTGCCGGCGCATCTGCGCATGCCGTACAACTTCGCGCATCACCTTGATGGCGACACCCGCCGCATCCGGCGTGAGCTTGATTACACAGAGCCGATCACGCGCGGCGCGGCCTTGCAACAGACCATCGCCTGGCAGCGCGCCAACCCGGCCGCCGTGGACAGCGCGGAACAGTTCGACTATGCCGCCGAA
- a CDS encoding rhodanese-like domain-containing protein translates to MKFERLMMAAVCVLLVAAGLFAAPKAATANDDVKHELTATELKQRLGKGEAIIILDARHDLNGQIIKGAVHVPSSKLEEWAKGVDKKTVIVTYCTCPHDEAAEAEVQSLLGWGYQNAYSLKGGLNAAREAGLEIVAPSE, encoded by the coding sequence ATGAAGTTCGAGAGATTAATGATGGCGGCTGTCTGTGTGCTGCTTGTGGCCGCCGGATTATTTGCCGCGCCGAAAGCGGCAACCGCAAACGACGACGTCAAGCACGAGCTCACCGCGACAGAGCTCAAGCAACGTCTGGGCAAAGGCGAAGCGATCATCATCCTTGATGCGCGCCACGACCTGAACGGCCAGATCATCAAAGGCGCGGTGCATGTGCCGAGCAGCAAGCTGGAAGAGTGGGCCAAAGGCGTTGACAAGAAGACGGTCATCGTCACCTATTGCACCTGCCCGCACGACGAGGCCGCCGAAGCTGAAGTGCAGTCGCTGCTCGGCTGGGGCTATCAAAACGCCTACTCGCTGAAAGGCGGGCTGAACGCGGCGCGCGAAGCCGGTCTTGAGATTGTCGCGCCCAGTGAATAA
- a CDS encoding HAD family phosphatase yields the protein MNVDDNPAARAVLWDVDGTLVDSLEYHWLSWRAALDTENYALTREQFMSTFGRRNDEILHTYFGAEITAERILRISLDKEEQYRELVRQRGITPLPGVRRWLDRLRDDGWRQAIASSAPPLNLEVILAALGLEGRFDAIVSAEEVERGKPDPQIFLTAAAKVRTTPARCVVVEDAPAGTEAARRAGMRAIGVLTTHARLEADRVARTLDELDDAAFDDLLDDRR from the coding sequence ATGAATGTGGATGACAACCCTGCGGCGCGCGCCGTGCTGTGGGACGTAGACGGCACGCTCGTAGATTCGCTCGAATATCACTGGCTGAGCTGGCGCGCGGCGCTCGACACGGAAAACTATGCGTTGACGCGCGAGCAGTTCATGTCTACGTTTGGCCGGCGCAACGACGAGATTCTGCACACCTACTTCGGAGCGGAGATTACCGCCGAGCGCATCCTGCGCATCAGCCTCGACAAGGAAGAGCAATACCGCGAGCTGGTGCGGCAACGCGGCATCACGCCGTTGCCGGGCGTGCGCCGCTGGCTCGACCGCCTGCGCGATGACGGCTGGCGGCAAGCCATCGCTTCGTCGGCGCCGCCGCTCAACCTCGAAGTCATTCTCGCGGCGCTCGGCCTCGAAGGCCGCTTCGACGCCATCGTTTCTGCCGAAGAGGTCGAACGTGGCAAGCCCGACCCGCAAATCTTTCTGACCGCCGCCGCCAAAGTGCGGACGACGCCGGCGCGCTGCGTCGTCGTTGAAGACGCGCCCGCCGGCACTGAGGCCGCGCGCCGCGCCGGTATGCGCGCCATCGGCGTGCTGACGACGCACGCGAGGCTTGAAGCCGACCGCGTCGCCCGGACGCTCGACGAGTTAGACGATGCCGCCTTCGACGACTTGCTCGATGACCGGCGTTGA
- a CDS encoding LysR family transcriptional regulator, which translates to MELRLLRTFQAVADAGSFTQAAARIHLTQAAVSVHIRQLEEEIGSPLFLRVNKKLYLTEAGRALLVHAETILHAHDEAKAALAGLGQASRGRLRIGVTSTAFTLQPLPEILSEIKRRFALLDLLVVGGTSERIVEQILAGHLDVGIVSLPVEASDLTTETLRSDRLAAVMNPTHRLAGEKSVTVERLAAEPLILSEHGGNTRRLLDLFFEKHHLEPTIIMELQRTEAIIKMVELGFGVTILPQGAARTAVARGSLRAVPVQGLDVRWQFGVAYLKSDYIAPALESFLKLCRAYIAEGRGQHTGE; encoded by the coding sequence ATGGAGTTAAGGCTACTGAGAACATTTCAGGCAGTCGCCGACGCCGGCTCGTTCACACAAGCGGCGGCGCGCATTCACCTGACGCAGGCGGCGGTCAGCGTGCATATCCGCCAGCTCGAAGAAGAGATCGGCTCGCCGCTCTTCCTGCGCGTCAACAAAAAGCTCTATTTGACGGAAGCCGGGCGGGCGCTGCTCGTGCACGCCGAGACCATCCTGCACGCCCACGACGAAGCCAAGGCGGCGCTCGCCGGTCTCGGCCAGGCGTCGCGCGGGCGCTTGCGCATCGGCGTCACCTCGACGGCCTTCACGCTGCAACCGCTGCCGGAAATCCTCAGCGAGATCAAGCGCCGTTTCGCGCTGCTCGACCTGCTCGTAGTCGGCGGCACCAGCGAGCGCATCGTCGAACAGATTCTCGCCGGCCACCTGGACGTCGGCATCGTGTCGCTGCCGGTCGAAGCCTCGGACTTGACGACCGAGACCCTGCGCAGCGACCGGCTGGCGGCGGTAATGAATCCTACACATCGGCTGGCCGGCGAAAAGAGCGTCACCGTCGAGCGGCTTGCCGCCGAGCCGCTGATCCTGAGCGAGCACGGCGGCAACACGCGCCGTCTGCTCGACCTGTTTTTCGAGAAGCACCACCTGGAGCCGACCATCATCATGGAGTTGCAGCGCACGGAAGCGATCATCAAGATGGTCGAGCTAGGCTTTGGCGTGACCATCCTGCCGCAAGGCGCGGCGCGCACGGCGGTGGCGCGCGGCAGCTTGCGCGCCGTGCCTGTGCAGGGGCTCGACGTGCGCTGGCAATTTGGCGTCGCGTACCTGAAGAGCGATTACATCGCGCCGGCGCTTGAGTCGTTTCTGAAGCTCTGCCGCGCTTATATTGCCGAGGGGCGCGGCCAGCACACCGGCGAGTGA